A single genomic interval of Carassius auratus strain Wakin chromosome 30, ASM336829v1, whole genome shotgun sequence harbors:
- the LOC113049832 gene encoding WD repeat-containing protein 36-like, with the protein MSAGKKGSAIFSGFRALGLYSNHLAHVLRFHQKHREFYVITAVGQCFHTYNVKKLGIVAVSNALPEDISSMAADRMLVYAAYGKLISAFAKNKEVVHTYTGHQADVHLLLPFGDHLISVDKDNVVIIWDVESEDTYLQISYDKTSFEVSALMHPSTYLNKILFGSSQGSLQLWNIKSNKLLFTFPGWASGVSVLQQTPAVDVVGVGLASGQIIIHNIRFDETLMKFQQDWGPVTALSFRTDGHPIMASGSPIGHIGLWDLEEKKLVSQMRDAHTTAIAGLTFLQNEPLLITNGADNAIRVWIFDVAGGDGRLLRQRTGHSAPPTKIKHNDQSGLYILSAGQDGTLQSFSTVHERFNKSLGHGTLNKTRAKKKGVTHDTARLPAITTFASETARQSDWDGIIACHRGFLVTTTWNYQKGSIGAHKLEPERFNKNRSLNVHATAVDVTSCGNFAVIALSSGHIDVYNMQSGFHRGHYGKDKAHAGPVRGVSVDALNQLTVSVGADRLLKIWRFKSKELLHTHSLPASPASTLLHRDSGMLAIALDDFSVQILDMETRRAVRRFTGHRGQINDMTFSPDGRWLITASMDCAIRTWDLPSGSLVDCFLVDAAAVSLSMSPTGNFLASSHVDGLGIYLWSNNTLCSMVSLRPLPADYEPTVVMLPGTCPSKDTEEEEVLDADSSEMLEYISPAQLDEHLVTLSLLPDSRWKNLLHLDIIKKKNKPKEPPKLPKAAPFFIPTIPGLVPQFALPTTPSEDQSKVVNLGVLAQKSTFYLQLENALDNNSYEEPVKLLRELGPSAIETELRALSPDMGGEVRVMQSFLKMISCILQSKRDFDLAQAYLALFLKLHLRFIADQPELMEEAESVSAQLEETWMSMQTLLNQNICLLSYIKSALL; encoded by the exons GTAAAGAAACTTGGAATCGTTGCAGTCA GTAATGCCCTCCCAGAAGACATTTCATCCATGGCTGCAGATCGTATGCTTGTCTATGCTGCATATGGAAAACTTATCTCTGCTTTTGCAAAAAACAAAGAG GTTGTTCACACATACACAGGCCATCAAGCTGATGTGCACTTACTGTTGCCTTTCGGAGATCATCTGATTTCTGTTGACAAGGACAATGTTGTCATTATTTGGGATGTGGAGTCTGAGG ACACATACCTGCAGATTTCATATGACAAAACATCATTTGAAGTCTCTGCTCTGATGCATCCGAGCACCTACCTGAACAAAATCCTGTTTGGAAGCAGTCAAGGGAGTCTTCAGTTATGGAACATCAAATCAAA CAAACTCCTGTTTACATTTCCTGGATGGGCATCTGGTGTTTCTGTTCTTCAACAG ACTCCAGCTGTAGATGTTGTGGGTGTGGGTTTAGCATCTGGGCAGATCATCATTCATAATATCAGATTTGATGAAACGCTGATGAAGTTCCAACAGGACTGGGGTCCGGTCACGGCTTTATCCTTCAGGACAG ACGGACATCCAATAATGGCATCTGGCAGTCCTATCGGACACATAGGATTGTGGGATTTAGAGGAGAAGAAACTAGTCAGTCAGATGCGGGATGCTCATACAACAGCCATCGCTGGCCTCACATTTCTTCAAAACGAACCCCTCCTGATCACTAATGGAGCAGACAATGCCATACGG GTGTGGATTTTTGATGTAGCCGGAGGGGATGGACGTCTGCTAAGACAGCGAACTGGTCACAGCGCCCCACCAACAAAAATTAAGCACAATGACCAGAGCGGCTTATACATTCTTAGTGCAG GTCAAGATGGTACTTTGCAGTCATTTTCAACTGTTCATGAAAGATTCAACAAGAGTTTGGGCCACG GTACCCTCAACAAAACAAGAGCTAAAAAGAAAGGTGTGACACATGACACTGCAAGACTTCCAGCCATCACAACTTTTGCCTCAG AAACTGCTCGTCAGAGTGACTGGGATGGCATTATTGCATGTCACCGTGGTTTCCTTGTGACTACGACATGGAACTACCAGAAAGGTTCGATTGGTGCCCACAAGCTGGAACCTGAACGCTTCAACAAGAACCGTAGCCTCAATGTCCATGCAACT GCTGTTGATGTCACATCCTGTGGGAACTTTGCAGTGATTGCCCTGTCTTCAGGACACATTGATGTGTACAACATGCAGTCTGGTTTTCATCGAGGGCATTATGGAAAGGACAAGG cacatGCAGGGCCTGTTCGTGGGGTCTCTGTGGATGCTCTCAACCAGTTGACAGTAAGTGTGGGAGCAGATCGCCTTCTGAAAATCTGGAGATTCAAATCCAAAGAGCTGTTGCACACACACAGCCTGCCAGCTTCCCCAGCATCAACTCTGCTTCACAGGGACAG CGGGATGCTCGCCATCGCTCTGGATGATTTTTCCGTTCAAATTCTGGACATGGAGACCAGGAGAGCTGTCCGCAGATTCACTGGACATCGTGGGCAGATCAATGACATG ACATTTAGTCCAGATGGACGTTGGCTGATTACAGCGTCTATGGACTGCGCCATCAGAACATGGGATCTTCCATCTGGCAG TTTGGTCGACTGTTTCCTGGTAGACGCAGCAGCCGTCAGTCTCAGTATGTCCCCTACCGGGAACTTCCTTGCCTCGTCACACGTTGATGGCCTAGGTATTTATTTGTG GTCCAATAACACACTGTGCAGTATGGTGTCATTGCGCCCTCTTCCTGCAGACTATGAGCCGACTGTGGTCATGCTGCCAGGCACCTGCCCAAGCAAAG ATACAGAAGAGGAGGAAGTTTTAGATGCTGACAGCTCTGAGATGCTTGAGTACATTTCACCAGCGCAGCTGGATGAACATCTGGTCACACTCTCTCTGCTTCCTGACTCACGCTGGAAGAACCTGCTGCATCTGGACATCATCAAA AAAAAGAATAAACCCAAAGAGCCCCCGAAATTGCCAAAAGCTGCACCCTTCTTCATTCCCACCATTCCAGGGCTGGTGCCCCAGTTTGCTCTACCCACCACACCCTCAGAGGACCAG tctaaaGTTGTCAACTTGGGAGTGTTGGCACAGAAGTCTACCTTCTACCTTCAGCTTGAAAACGCTTTAGACAACAACTCAT ATGAGGAGCCAGTGAAGCTGTTGAGAGAGTTGGGCCCTTCTGCCATTGAAACAGAACTTCGGGCCCTGTCACCAGATATGGGCGGAGAGGTCCGAGTTATGCAGAGCTTCCTCAAGATGATCAGCTGCATTCTTCAGTCCAAAAGAGATTTCGACCTGGCTCAAGCCTACCTAGCATTGTTCCTTAAG CTCCATCTTCGTTTCATCGCAGACCAGCCCGAACTGATGGAGGAAGCGGAGAGTGTGTCGGCACAGCTGGAGGAGACATGGATGTCCATGCAGACACTCTTAAATCAGAACATTTGTCTGTTGTCTTATATCAAGAGTGCACTACTGTAA